The genomic DNA CTCGGGGTGTGCAGAACAGATTCGTTCGGCGTTTCAGGTAGGCTGCCGGACATGAACAAGGCTCATACGGCCAGCCCCTCGGGCGCTTGTAGCCCGTGGGCACGGCAGCAGGCAGTGACCGTGTTAGCGAGCAGACTGGCGATGGTCATGGGACCGACACCTCCCGGCACTGGCGTTATGGTGCCCGCAATCTCGGCCGCGCTGCTGAAATCCACGTCGCCTACCAAGTGTTGCTTGCCGTCCTGTGCGATCCGATTGATGCCCACATCGATTACCGTCGCGCCTGACCCAGTCGCCGGGGATCATCTCGGGGCGGCCGACGGCAGCGACAAGGATGTCGGCGCGGCGGCAGATTGAGGCCAGATCGCGTGTACGCGAATGAGCGATGGTTACAGTGCAGTTGTCGCCGAGCAGAAGTTGCGCCATCGGTTTTCCGACGATGTTCGAGCGCCCCACGACCACCGCTTCGAGCCCGGACAGATCGCCTAGATGGCCGCGCAGCATCATCAGACATCCCAACGGGGTACACGGGACCATCGCGTTTTGTCCCGTGCCCAGAAGCCCGACATTCGTGACGTGAAACCCATCGACATCCTTTGCCGGATCGATCGCATTGATCACCAGATCCGCGTTCAGATGTTTGGGTAGAGGCAGTTGGACGAGAATACCGTGAATCTCAGGATCGGCATTCAGCCGCTCGTTTCAGTGGGCAGCTTGTACTCGAGGCTCCTCATGCCAGCTTCGATGGTCTGCCGTCCTTTGTTACGCACATAGACTTCCGACGCCGGATCAGCGCCTACCAGAACGACAGCCAGGCCCGGCGTGATGCCGTGGTCCTTCTTGAGCCACGCTACATGCCCAGCCACTCTCGAACGCAGCTGCGCCGCGGACACCTTTCCGTCGATGATCTGGGCAGTCACGCCACCTTCTCCTCGAGCCGCTTTGCAGCCGTTTCCAGCGCATGCCAGAGCGATCCGGCGGACGAGCGCGCGCCCAGCACGGCGGCATGGACGTCGCCACGGCGGATGACGAAACAGCTCATATGCTCAAGGCCGGTCCGTGTCGCACCGCCCGGACCAAAATTCGCGAGATCGATATTGACGAGCTTCGACAGCAACGCCTCGAGCCCTGTGCCTGCCCGCGAGACAATCTCGATCGCCACCCAGCCATCGGTCTGCTCGGTCACCGAGCAGCCGGGGGCGACCTGCTTGAGCTCGGCGGAAAAATCCAGCTCGGCGCGGCCTTCGGCCTCGATCATCCACTGATCCGGTCCGGTACACAGCGCGGCAACCCCCTGCCATGCAACCCAGCGGCCTGGTTCGGGAAGAGTGAGCCCAAAGGGTGTCGGCTCAAGAGTTCCCCGGCGCAGCGCCAGAGAGGCAAGCGCGAGACCGGCATTCTCCCGCAGGTCGAGCGCTCCGAAGGATGCGTATCCGGGTGTCACGGTGCCGAGCGCGGTGATAGGTCTCAGGTCAGTCACGCAGACGTTCTCCCTCGGGGTCGACGAAACAGGCAG from Mesorhizobium sp. M1E.F.Ca.ET.045.02.1.1 includes the following:
- a CDS encoding sarcosine oxidase subunit gamma, whose product is MTDLRPITALGTVTPGYASFGALDLRENAGLALASLALRRGTLEPTPFGLTLPEPGRWVAWQGVAALCTGPDQWMIEAEGRAELDFSAELKQVAPGCSVTEQTDGWVAIEIVSRAGTGLEALLSKLVNIDLANFGPGGATRTGLEHMSCFVIRRGDVHAAVLGARSSAGSLWHALETAAKRLEEKVA